The following coding sequences are from one Eriocheir sinensis breed Jianghai 21 chromosome 13, ASM2467909v1, whole genome shotgun sequence window:
- the LOC126997945 gene encoding E3 ubiquitin-protein ligase znrf2-like isoform X1: MASCWRGMGVLLGTCVPSRPTDPPHHPAHTHAHTPTPRPPAAPAPHPSPTPPSTAASGRNLSVSPSHSRRHHHHHHHHQQTTQQTPQQEGAGARYLVVRPATSTPPSPRRRHARAHVASLSSGHGEGRAGRAADVEGTTPLLLLSQALHLPPPPPHLASLIYTYGFKCPICSKVVLPDDLECHLVICLTKPRISYNEDVLTEDKGECVICLEELCQGDTIARLPCLCIYHKSCIDEWFQVNRSCPEHPYD, encoded by the exons ATGGCGTCCTGCTGGCGGGGCATGGGCGTCCTGCTGGGGACCTGCGTGCCTTCCCGCCCTACggacccaccccaccaccccgcccacacccacgcccacaccccaACGCCCCGTCCCCCCGCCGCTCCCGCCCCGCACCCCTCGCCCACCCCTCCGTCCACGGCGGCGTCTGGGCGGAATCTGAGTGTGTCCCCGAGTcacagccgccgccaccaccaccaccatcaccaccaccagcagacgACGCAGCAGACGCCCCAGCAGGAAGGAGCAGGGGCCAGATACCTTGTGGTGCGGCCCGCCACCTCCACCCCGCCCTCcccgcgccgccgccacgcccgcGCACACGTGGCCAGCCTCAGCAGCGGCCACGGGGAGGGGCGGGCCGGGCGGGCGGCGGATGTGGAGGGTACAACGCCTCTCCTCTTGCTCTCTCAGgcgctccacctccctccccctccaccacacctCGCCTCCCTCATCTACACCTACg GATTCAAGTGTCCCATCTGTTCCAAAGTGGTCTTGCCTGATGACTTGGAGTGCCACTTGGTCATCTGCCTCACCAAGCCACGCATCAGCTACAATG AGGATGTACTGACTGAGGACAAGGGGGAGTGCGTCATCTGCCTGGAGGAGCTGTGCCAGGGTGACACCATCGCTCGGTTACCCTGCCTCTGCATCTACCATAAGTCCTGTATTGATGAGTGGTTCCAG GTGAACCGGTCGTGTCCCGAACACCCGTATGACTGA